A stretch of Lathyrus oleraceus cultivar Zhongwan6 chromosome 6, CAAS_Psat_ZW6_1.0, whole genome shotgun sequence DNA encodes these proteins:
- the LOC127096709 gene encoding uncharacterized protein LOC127096709 has translation MAQKHLHELLQEDQEPFLLNNYISDRLNQLKTFSPNTTLQLKKHKHKPTTNVNLCKNACFFSFQNTPDIRNSPLKSPVRSSKDIFLQIPAKTASLLLDAALKIQNNKTHCQNKNKSFGVLGSFFKKLTQRNRSKKNELLEGDVSVKDILRWDSSIRRSRKSFNKSTELCSCEVGFTCSCNGRHSSSAVWSESNEAETSCSGHSRDSIEEVEFVMMNTKKQNADCACFDQHGFFCESPFRFILEKSPSTSGRRTPEFSSPVNSPNRHQQEDKQNNGVDGVNKFESGEDEEEKEQCSPVSVLDTPFEDYHDDYCHENEDEEGDFDLDCSYANVQKTKEQLLERLRRFEQLAELDPLELEKKMQEDDEYESFFEEDESEEPCEEKGLREIVYEILSHSSDHERWQEQVLKRLVYDLIKEELNYSQDMNYVVKRVCKKMELWKEVECNTIDMMIEEDFSREEIGWKKNDEVTKELAREVEVAILCFLVDEFSEELVC, from the exons ATGGCTCAGAAACACTTACACGAGCTACTTCAGGAAGATCAAGAACCGTTCCTTCTAAACAACTACATTTCAGATAGACTTAACCAACTAAAAACATTTTCACCAAACACCACTCTACAATTGAAGAAACATAAACATAAACCAACAACAAACGTTAACCTCTGCAAAAACGCTTGTTTTTTCTCATTCCAAAACACACCGGATATCAGAAACTCGCCGCTCAAAAGCCCGGTCAGATCCTCAAAGGATATCTTCCTCCAAATCCCAGCTAAAACGGCGTCGCTTTTACTCGACGCTGCTCTCAAAATTCAGAATAACAAAACCCATTGCCAAAACAAAAACAAATCCTTTGGGGTTCTCGGTTCCTTTTTCAAGAAACTAACGCAACGAAACAGAAGCAAGAAGAATGAACTACTCGAAGGTGATGTTTCTGTTAAGGATATATTGAGGTGGGATTCTTCTATTAGAAGAAGTAGAAAATCTTTCAACAAAAGCACTGAGTTATGTTCGTGTGAGGTAGGGTTCACGTGTTCTTGCAATGGAAGACATAGCAGTAGCGCTGTGTGGTCTGAGAGCAACGAAGCAGAAACTTCGTGCAGTGGTCACTCTCGTGACTCTATTGAAGAGGTTGAGTTTGTGATGATGAACACGAAGAAACAAAATGCAGATTGCGCTTGTTTTGATCAGCATGGGTTTTTCTGCGAAAGCCCTTTTCGTTTCATTCTCGAAAAGAGCCCCTCCACTTCAGGCCGCCGTACGCCGGAGTTTTCCTCGCCGGTGAATTCACCCAACCGCCACCAACAAGAG GACAAACAAAATAATGGAGTTGACGGTGTTAACAAATTCGAATcgggagaagatgaagaagagaaagAACAATGTAGTCCTGTATCTGTTTTAGATACACCTTTTGAAGATTATCATGACGATTATTGCCATGAAAACGAGGATGAAGAAGGTGATTTTGATTTGGACTGTAGCTACGCCAATGTACAAA AAACAAAGGAACAACTATTAGAAAGGCTTCGAAGATTTGAGCAACTTGCAGAGTTAGATCCACTAGAACTTGAGAAAAAAATGCAAGAAGACGACGAGTACGAATCATTTTTCGAAGAAGATGAAAGTGAAGAACCATGTGAAGAAAAGGGTCTAAGAGAAATAGTTTATGAAATACTCTCTCATTCAAGTGATCATGAAAGATGGCAAGAGCAGGTTCTTAAGAGACTTGTTTATGATCTCATTAAGGAGGAACTTAATTATTCACAAGATATGAACTATGTAGTGAAAAGGGTATGCAAGAAGATGGAATTGTGGAAAGAAGTGGAATGTAACACTATTGATATGATGATAGAAGAGGATTTCTCTAGAGAGGAAATTGGGTGGAAGAAAAATGATGAGGTGACAAAAGAGTTGGCTAGAGAGGTTGAGGTTGCTATCCTTTGTTTTCTTGTTGATGAATTTTCAGAGGAATTAGTATGTTAA